Below is a window of bacterium DNA.
CTGCGAAGCGCGATGCATCCGCCTGCGCTGCGTCGCGCGACCCTCTGCAGATCTACGGATCTGCGATCGGATCACGCTTCTTGCTCAGGCGGCGACTCCCGCTTCTCGCTCGATTCCTCCCTGTGCAGAGATTCCCTAGGACTGCGCCTCCAGCGCCCTGTGCTGGTAGAGTTCTCCTCGCTCGAACCCCAGTGCATCGTAGTAGGTGCGCGTACCCAACGCCGAGATCACGGCCAGGTCCGCGTAACCCGATTCGCTGGCAATCTGCACCGCGCGCTCGATCAGCCTGCGCCCGAGGCCCAGGTGCTGAGCGTGTCCGCCTTCGCGCTCGCCCAGACGAGACATCGCACCGTACACGTGGACCTCGCGAATCATGGCGCTATGCGCGATCTCGTGAGGGAAACAGGCTCGCTCGGGCAGTGAAAGCCGCAGGAAACCGAACAATCTTTCCTGCTCATCGATCACCTGAAGAAAATGCTCCCAACCCACTGTCGTTTGATACTGAATCTCGTCGATGTGCAGTTCGGCTGGATCGAACTCCCGGTCGCGGATCTCGCGTGAGCGGATCTCGGCGGGTCGGACACCCCGCTCCGCCAGCCTTCGCTCGGCCACCTGGCGCAGATTGGCCGTCTTATTGCCGACCACGATGTCCCCGGCCGAGATATCGCGAATCACCCGCGTGAGACGGCAGTAGGCCGGTGTTCGCTCGATTGCCTGGGCCACCAGTTCGACGAGTTCGTCCTCTTCGTAGGGACGCCAGGTACCCTCCCGGTAGTACCGCATCAACTCGGCCGTCTCGATCAAACTGGTCGGGTAGATTTTCAGTTCGTCGGGCCGGATCGCGGGATCCGAGAAAATCTGCTCGAAATCCTCCAGATCGGATTCCGGGGTCGCACCGCAGAGATTCGGCATCCAGTGCGCGTGGATCTTGAAACCGGCCGCCCGCAGACGTCGGATCGCATCGCGCGTCTGTGCGCTGTCGTGACCGCGTCGGTTCCGTTCGAGCACTTCGTCCGACAGGCTCTGCACGCCGATCTGGACCTTCGTCGCGCCCAGCCGCCTCAGCGAAAGCACCTCGGCATCGTCGAGATGATCGGGCCGCGTCTCGAGCGAGAGGCCGACCATGCGGCTGCGACCGGTCTCATTGCGTTTCTGGGCCACTTCGAGTTCAGGCCGGCTGGCCGCCTCCCCGGGCGAGAGCAGTTCGCCATCGAGGACGCGACGCAGGTGCCGCGTGACGACCCGGTTGTAGCTGGCCTCTGGCGAGCCGCCATCAAAGCTCGCGTCCAGATCGAGGAAGTCCATGAACTTCCCCGCCCCTACTGCCTTTTCTATCGACCCCGCCCCGTCCTCGCCGAAATCGTTGAGCGCATCGAGACAGCGTTTGACGAACCAGATGCGATAGGTCTCGGGGTAGAACGACCAGGTCCCTCCGAGCACGATCAGCTCCACCTTGTCGGTTGGATGCCCCAGTTCGTAGAACGCGCGCAGCCGCGCCTGGGTCTGGCGGTACGGATCGAACTCGTGCCGGGTCGCCCGCTGGGCACCGGGCTCGGCCGAGAGATAGCTCTTGGGCATGCGAACGTCGCTCGGGCAGAAAATGCACTGACCGGGACACGGATACGGTTTGGTCAGCACTGTGACGGGCGCGACACCGCTGAGCGTCCGCACCTTGCGCTTGCGCAGCCGAGCAGCAAAATCGCGTTCCGCAAGCGGCCAGCCGTGTTGAGGGGAAAATTGGCGATAGCCGGCGATCAGCTGGCTGCGAGAGAAAAGCGCCTTGCCGCCTCGCGGGTGCTCCCGCAGAATCGCATCGAGGCGCCCGGGCTCGAAACCGCCTTCCGCGAGTAGCTTCTCGATGATCGCCACGAGTTCCGGCTCGTGAGGAAGCGGATCGAACACCGGCCGGGGCGATTTGCGCGAAGCGTTTTCGGATTCAGCTCGGGCCATTCATTCCCTGGCTTTGACGATGTGTTGATTGGGCGGTCTGGCGGAGAACCCTTGGATCGAATGACCCGGAAAAAGCTCAACGCGATCAATCGCGACTTCTACCACGAGCACGCCACATCCTTCAGCGGGACCCGCGCGGCACCGTGGGCTGGATGGAAGCGTCTCGAACCCCATCTTGTCGAGGCCCGGGGCCCGAACCATAGCC
It encodes the following:
- a CDS encoding tRNA uridine(34) 5-carboxymethylaminomethyl modification radical SAM/GNAT enzyme Elp3, whose product is MARAESENASRKSPRPVFDPLPHEPELVAIIEKLLAEGGFEPGRLDAILREHPRGGKALFSRSQLIAGYRQFSPQHGWPLAERDFAARLRKRKVRTLSGVAPVTVLTKPYPCPGQCIFCPSDVRMPKSYLSAEPGAQRATRHEFDPYRQTQARLRAFYELGHPTDKVELIVLGGTWSFYPETYRIWFVKRCLDALNDFGEDGAGSIEKAVGAGKFMDFLDLDASFDGGSPEASYNRVVTRHLRRVLDGELLSPGEAASRPELEVAQKRNETGRSRMVGLSLETRPDHLDDAEVLSLRRLGATKVQIGVQSLSDEVLERNRRGHDSAQTRDAIRRLRAAGFKIHAHWMPNLCGATPESDLEDFEQIFSDPAIRPDELKIYPTSLIETAELMRYYREGTWRPYEEDELVELVAQAIERTPAYCRLTRVIRDISAGDIVVGNKTANLRQVAERRLAERGVRPAEIRSREIRDREFDPAELHIDEIQYQTTVGWEHFLQVIDEQERLFGFLRLSLPERACFPHEIAHSAMIREVHVYGAMSRLGEREGGHAQHLGLGRRLIERAVQIASESGYADLAVISALGTRTYYDALGFERGELYQHRALEAQS